In Primulina huaijiensis isolate GDHJ02 chromosome 6, ASM1229523v2, whole genome shotgun sequence, a single window of DNA contains:
- the LOC140979050 gene encoding uncharacterized protein — translation MNRNEREEEYHEDLRVEEPRRIPMLEYAQPSLNGARPSIVRPTVRANQFEIKPAIIQMIQNTVQFGGNALDDPNTHIADFLEICYTFKFNGVSDDAVRLRLFPFSLRDKAKSWLNCLPAGSITTWDDMAKAFLLKYFPPSKTMKLRADITTFSQFEQESLYEAWERYKDLLRRCPHHELPLGLVVQTFYYGLISSNRTMIDATACGNLLRKTAEEGYELLEEMSASSYHPQSERNTQRRTAEIHQVTDFSAVTAQLEALNRKIDSMNVNGTAMRLQEIFCEKCRGEHYVKDCQDSGPFYVNEEAPVNQGGQGSQTRPKGGQQYSKQPMYRHEPRDEKSNLEQMMSKFISSTETRHQNQDASIKGLENQIGQLAKMIASREPGTLPSNTENNPKEQVKAIELKSGKCKIVIPPPFPAALKKAKLDAQFGHLSKQVKIGGSHDALCDLGASINFMPFSVFRKLGLGVPKPTRMSLQLADRSVKYPRGVIEDVLVMVDKFIFPADFVDALRDPLEATLTTELGEDELDEEKDEIVAYFNANQPWRKPMKMRL, via the exons ATGAACAGGAACGAACGTGAGGAGGAGTATCACGAAGATCTAAGGGTCGAAGAGCCAAGGCGCATACCCATGCTTGAGTATGCGCAACCGTCGCTTAACGGGGCACGTCCAAGCATAGTGCGCCCAACTGTCAGGGCAAACCAGTTTGAGATCAAGCCAGCAATAATTCAAATGATCCAGAACACTGTCCAATTCGGAGGGAATGCGCTGGATGATCCAAACACTCACATCGCCGACTTCTTAGAAATTTGctatacttttaaatttaatggagtttcaGATGATGCTGTTAGACTACGCTTATTTCCCTTTTCTTTGCGTGATAAAGCTAAATCTTGGTTGAATTGTTTACCTGCAGGTTCAATCACAACTTGGGATGATATGGCCAAGGCATTCCTCTTAAAGTACTTTCCTCCATCAAAAACCATGAAGCTGCGAGCGGACATAACCACCTTCTCTCAATTTGAGCAGGAGTCACTCTACGAGGCGTGGGAGCGCTACAAAGACTTATTGCgaagatgcccacatcatgagTTGCCACTTGGGTTAGTGGTCCAAACTTTTTACTATGGTTTAATTTCATCTAACCGAACCATGATAGATGCTACGGCCTGCGGAAATCTGTTGAGGAAAACGGCCGAAGAGGGGTATGAGTTACTAGAGGAGATGTCTGCTAGTAGCTATCACCCTCAATCCGAAAGGAACACTCAGCGAAGGACTGCAGAAATACACCAGGTAACTGACTTTTCAGCTGTCACTGCACAATTAGAAGCACTCAACAGGAAAATAGACAGCATGAACGTAAACGGGACGGCGATGCGCTTGcaagagatattttgtgaaaaatgccGAGGGGAACACTATGTTAAAGACTGTCAAGACAGTGGTCCTTTCTATGTAAACGAGGAGGCACCAGTGAATCAA GGTGGCCAAGGCAGTCAGACACGACCAAAAGGAGGACAGCAGTATAGTAAGCAACCGATGTATCGACATGAACCTCGAGATGAAAAATCAAACTTGGAGCAAATGATGTCTAAGTTTATTTCATCCACTGAAACTAGacaccaaaaccaagatgcATCGATAAAAGGACTCGAGAATCAGATTGGACAGTTAGCCAAAATGATAGCAAGTAGAGAGCCGGGCACCTTGCCTAGTAACACGGAGAATAATCCAAAAGAGCAAGTGAAGGCCATTGAGTTGAAGAGTGGAAAG TGTAAGATTGTTATCCCTCCACCTTTCCCTGCAGCATTGAAAAAAGCAAAACTAGATGCACAATTCG gaCATCTTAGCAAACAAGTGAAAATTGGAGGCTCACATGACG cgttatgtgatcttggtgcaagtatTAACTTCATGCCTTTTTCTGTGTTCAGGAAACTTGGATTGGGAGTACCTAAGCCGACAAGGATGTCTTTACAACTGGCTGACAGATCTGTCAAGTATCCAAGAGGAGTGATTGAGGATGTGTTAGTTATGGTGGACAAATTTATCTTTCCTGCAGATTTTGTG GATGCTCTTAGGGACCCTTTGGAGGCCACTCTCACTACTGAATTGGGAGAAGATGAATTGGATGAAGAAAAAGATGAAATAGTGGCATACTTTAATGCCAACCAGCCATGGAGAAAGCCAATGAAGATGCGACTGTAG